In Arthrobacter citreus, a single genomic region encodes these proteins:
- a CDS encoding ArpU family transcriptional regulator encodes MNVEQLSFLNDIDEKKVRKAVIKQLKRFKAIRVAVQNKDEQLTEGVIDPFPIIFDNEKEKRLKVKQVERALLFALDDIERTIIERKYLSSNREKDIHIYMDLGINKDQFYEYKKQAIFSIAEALNIV; translated from the coding sequence ATGAATGTTGAACAACTTTCGTTTTTAAATGACATAGACGAAAAAAAAGTAAGAAAAGCAGTTATTAAGCAGTTAAAACGATTCAAGGCAATAAGAGTTGCAGTACAAAATAAAGATGAACAATTAACTGAAGGGGTAATAGATCCATTTCCAATAATCTTTGATAATGAAAAGGAAAAGCGATTGAAAGTAAAGCAAGTGGAACGTGCTTTATTATTTGCGCTAGATGATATTGAACGTACGATAATAGAACGAAAATATTTGTCATCGAACAGAGAAAAAGATATTCACATATACATGGACTTAGGTATTAATAAAGATCAATTTTACGAATATAAAAAACAAGCTATTTTTTCTATTGCTGAGGCACTCAATATTGTTTGA
- a CDS encoding helix-turn-helix transcriptional regulator, which produces MKSLNLDFIKKRRIELSISHEHMAKNFGFANSSTYWKYENGNYKFKAEQLPQLARYLNCKIVDFFN; this is translated from the coding sequence TTGAAAAGTTTAAATTTAGATTTCATTAAAAAGCGAAGAATAGAGCTATCTATCAGTCATGAACATATGGCTAAAAATTTTGGTTTTGCTAATTCCTCAACATATTGGAAATACGAAAACGGAAATTACAAATTTAAAGCAGAACAATTACCTCAATTGGCTAGATATTTAAATTGTAAAATAGTAGATTTTTTTAATTGA
- a CDS encoding DEAD/DEAH box helicase family protein, with amino-acid sequence MGKRSLSEEDIKARYITPAITNVGWDINKQVRLEYAFTAGRIILRGNVTARGKKKRADYVLFYKNNFPLAVIEAKDNNHPVGAGLQQGIEYAKALDISYVYASNGDGFVEQNLITGEVKELRLEEFPSPEELYQRYLIDKNINEAEEKVILEPYYYVPNYKTPRYYQRVAINRTVDAVAKGEDRVLLVSATGTGKTYMTFQIIYRLWKSGLKKRILFLADRNVLVDQTISGDFKPFSGKMTKVKNKDLDSSYEIYLALYQQLTGVDGEETFRQFQPNFFDLIVIDECHRGSAKEDSAWRKVLDYFSSATHIGCTATPIETKEASSQAYFGEPIYEYSLKQGINDGFLAPYKVIRIGLDKDLEGYRPEAGKVDKYGFEIEDREYNIKDFERSLVIDDRTRVIASKITEFLKKTDRFSKTIVFCVDIEHAERMRQALINENKDLYAENDKYIMRITGDNDEGKAQLENFIDEESDYPVIAVTSKLMTTGVDAKMCKLIVLENNINSMTEFKQIIGRGTRLLEEYGKTYFTIMDFRNSSRLFADPAFDGRPEVVIELNGDEPVDEPVPPTDGGEEGTGEDTSNDGVKEDNGECGTGDTPPFNDEGEDKPRKYYVGDVTVRVLSERVQYVDKDGKLITESLTDYTRKNILEQYARLDDFLRTWTEAEKKQAIIDELQDSGVLLDAVREELGKTELDDFDLICHLAYDKPPLTKKERAENVKKRHYLYKYSDVAQQVIEALLDKYANDGIKEIEDTKVLQLKEFAKIGSPMKIVKAFGGKEAYLKAVKELENEIYYA; translated from the coding sequence ATGGGAAAGAGAAGTTTATCTGAAGAAGATATCAAAGCTAGATATATTACACCGGCAATCACTAATGTAGGCTGGGACATAAATAAGCAAGTTAGACTTGAATACGCCTTTACGGCTGGTAGAATCATACTTCGTGGAAATGTAACTGCCAGAGGAAAAAAGAAAAGAGCGGACTATGTACTTTTTTACAAAAATAACTTTCCTTTAGCAGTCATAGAAGCCAAAGATAATAATCATCCGGTAGGAGCTGGTTTGCAGCAAGGGATCGAATATGCGAAAGCACTGGACATATCCTACGTCTACGCATCAAATGGTGATGGTTTTGTGGAGCAGAACTTGATTACTGGTGAAGTAAAAGAACTAAGACTTGAAGAATTTCCATCACCAGAAGAATTATACCAAAGATATTTAATTGATAAGAATATTAATGAGGCTGAAGAAAAGGTTATCTTAGAGCCTTATTATTATGTTCCTAATTATAAAACACCTAGATATTATCAAAGAGTCGCAATCAATCGAACAGTCGATGCGGTTGCCAAAGGAGAAGACCGTGTGCTTCTAGTGAGTGCCACAGGTACTGGTAAGACCTATATGACTTTCCAAATTATATATAGGTTGTGGAAATCTGGTTTAAAGAAAAGGATCCTTTTCTTAGCAGACCGCAATGTACTGGTTGATCAGACTATTTCCGGAGACTTCAAGCCTTTTAGCGGGAAGATGACAAAGGTGAAGAATAAAGATCTTGATAGTTCCTACGAGATTTATTTAGCTCTTTATCAGCAGCTTACTGGTGTCGATGGAGAAGAAACGTTCCGTCAGTTCCAGCCGAACTTCTTTGATTTAATTGTGATAGATGAGTGCCATAGAGGGAGTGCAAAAGAAGACTCAGCATGGAGAAAGGTTCTGGATTATTTTTCATCGGCTACTCACATTGGTTGTACAGCAACACCAATCGAAACAAAAGAAGCCTCAAGCCAGGCTTACTTTGGTGAGCCCATTTATGAGTACTCTTTAAAACAAGGAATCAATGATGGCTTCTTGGCGCCTTATAAAGTCATTAGAATTGGTCTTGATAAAGATTTAGAAGGTTATCGACCGGAAGCAGGAAAGGTTGATAAATATGGCTTTGAAATTGAGGATCGAGAGTACAATATAAAAGACTTTGAACGGTCTCTGGTGATTGATGATCGCACACGAGTCATAGCATCTAAAATCACAGAGTTCTTAAAGAAAACTGATCGCTTTAGTAAAACTATTGTATTCTGTGTGGACATTGAACACGCCGAACGTATGAGGCAAGCACTTATTAATGAAAATAAAGACTTGTATGCGGAAAATGATAAATACATCATGCGTATTACGGGGGATAATGATGAAGGAAAAGCACAACTAGAAAACTTTATTGATGAAGAAAGTGATTATCCAGTTATCGCAGTAACGAGTAAGCTTATGACTACGGGTGTGGATGCGAAAATGTGTAAGTTGATTGTTTTGGAAAATAACATCAATAGCATGACCGAATTTAAGCAGATTATTGGTCGTGGTACAAGACTTCTAGAAGAATATGGTAAGACCTACTTTACCATTATGGACTTTCGTAATTCCAGCCGACTCTTTGCTGACCCTGCCTTTGATGGCAGACCAGAGGTGGTTATTGAACTTAATGGGGATGAACCTGTGGATGAACCAGTCCCACCGACAGATGGAGGCGAAGAAGGCACGGGAGAAGATACTAGTAATGATGGTGTCAAAGAAGACAATGGTGAGTGTGGAACTGGAGACACACCACCTTTTAATGATGAGGGTGAAGATAAACCTCGCAAATATTATGTAGGGGATGTTACCGTTCGAGTCCTTTCAGAGAGAGTCCAATATGTCGATAAGGATGGAAAGCTCATCACTGAAAGTCTGACTGACTACACAAGGAAAAATATACTAGAGCAATATGCAAGGCTGGATGATTTCTTGAGAACTTGGACAGAAGCAGAGAAAAAACAAGCCATCATTGATGAATTACAAGACAGTGGTGTACTGTTAGATGCGGTCAGAGAAGAATTGGGCAAAACGGAGCTAGATGATTTTGATCTCATTTGTCACTTGGCTTACGATAAACCACCACTGACAAAAAAAGAGCGTGCGGAGAATGTGAAGAAACGCCACTATCTGTACAAGTACTCTGATGTTGCCCAGCAAGTCATTGAAGCACTTCTTGATAAGTACGCTAATGATGGCATAAAAGAGATCGAAGATACAAAGGTACTTCAACTAAAGGAATTTGCCAAAATTGGTAGTCCGATGAAAATAGTCAAAGCCTTTGGTGGAAAAGAAGCATATCTGAAGGCAGTAAAAGAACTAGAGAATGAAATTTATTACGCATAA
- a CDS encoding excisionase family DNA-binding protein, producing the protein MESINELPIILTAENVANILSCTKSHVYEMMERTDFPLIRVGRLKRVNRDQFFNWLNNQK; encoded by the coding sequence ATGGAATCAATTAACGAATTACCTATCATTTTAACAGCAGAAAACGTAGCAAATATTCTCAGCTGCACTAAAAGTCATGTATATGAAATGATGGAACGAACAGATTTTCCTTTAATTCGTGTAGGAAGATTAAAACGCGTTAATAGAGATCAATTTTTTAATTGGCTAAATAATCAAAAATAA
- a CDS encoding helix-turn-helix transcriptional regulator, translated as MVISYDKLWKLLIDKKMNKTELKEQAGITYNILARLGKCQPVNLESLYKICKCLDCNIGDIMEFEIE; from the coding sequence ATGGTTATAAGCTATGATAAGTTGTGGAAACTCTTGATTGACAAGAAAATGAATAAAACTGAATTAAAAGAGCAGGCTGGAATCACTTACAATATATTAGCTCGCCTTGGAAAATGCCAACCTGTAAATCTAGAAAGCTTATATAAAATTTGCAAGTGCCTCGACTGCAATATTGGAGACATTATGGAATTTGAAATAGAATAA
- a CDS encoding DnaD domain protein, producing the protein MTGWISLHRKVRDNWLFAEKRSFSKFEAWVDLLMEVNHQDNKFLLGNELIDVKRGQKVTSMKQLSERWCWSKDKTYKFVKLLESEQMLEVKSNTKRTVITIVNYDCYQLHETQKHTPTEHKNYANSTPTDTNNNDNNDNNENKINHYNSELEKSVDLEEQKDQEIIKQNAFNFYEQNFGMINSFIVQEIEHWVNDFNDDVVIEAMKRSLEQQKKWNYAKRILANWINRNVKTIEDIKALDVEFEKRKQRPVQTFKKPIRQEIVPDWIDGQTQSPERDSLQIEAERKRLEEELQMFKRKKEV; encoded by the coding sequence ATGACTGGTTGGATATCACTTCATAGGAAGGTCAGAGACAATTGGCTATTTGCTGAAAAACGTTCATTCTCAAAATTTGAAGCGTGGGTTGACCTTCTTATGGAGGTTAACCACCAAGATAATAAATTTTTACTTGGTAATGAATTAATCGATGTTAAAAGAGGACAAAAAGTAACCTCTATGAAGCAGTTATCGGAGCGATGGTGTTGGTCAAAAGACAAAACATATAAGTTTGTGAAACTGTTGGAATCAGAGCAAATGTTGGAAGTAAAAAGCAACACCAAAAGAACGGTTATAACCATTGTCAATTATGACTGTTATCAACTACATGAAACGCAAAAACATACGCCGACCGAACACAAAAACTACGCTAACAGTACGCCGACCGACACAAACAATAATGATAATAATGATAATAATGAAAATAAAATAAATCATTATAATAGCGAATTAGAAAAATCTGTCGATTTAGAAGAACAAAAAGACCAAGAAATCATTAAACAAAACGCATTTAATTTTTATGAACAAAATTTTGGAATGATAAATAGTTTCATAGTCCAGGAAATCGAACATTGGGTAAATGATTTTAATGATGATGTGGTAATTGAAGCAATGAAAAGATCACTTGAGCAACAGAAAAAATGGAATTATGCAAAACGCATTTTAGCAAACTGGATAAATAGAAATGTGAAAACAATTGAGGATATTAAAGCGTTGGACGTTGAATTTGAAAAACGAAAACAGAGACCAGTCCAAACATTCAAGAAACCAATTCGTCAAGAAATCGTTCCAGATTGGATTGATGGCCAAACTCAATCACCTGAAAGAGATTCTTTGCAAATTGAAGCTGAACGGAAAAGGTTGGAAGAAGAGCTTCAAATGTTTAAAAGGAAAAAGGAAGTGTAG
- a CDS encoding helix-turn-helix transcriptional regulator, giving the protein MPNIGERIKNLREKKNWSQKELATRVKLHTSVLNRIENNTRPIKDEELLSFANIFDTTTDFILGRSLSANLPEKNSLTEIQKLVSANGIENISFFDIEKWKNLSAAEIELVKQHFEMVAKMAAERNEK; this is encoded by the coding sequence ATGCCAAATATAGGTGAAAGAATTAAAAATCTACGTGAAAAAAAGAACTGGAGTCAAAAAGAATTAGCGACTAGAGTTAAATTGCATACGAGTGTACTTAACCGGATCGAAAATAATACGAGACCAATTAAAGATGAAGAATTATTATCATTTGCCAATATATTTGATACAACAACAGATTTCATATTAGGCAGAAGTCTTTCTGCAAATTTACCAGAGAAAAATTCACTTACAGAAATACAAAAATTAGTTAGTGCAAATGGTATTGAAAACATCAGTTTTTTTGATATAGAAAAATGGAAGAATCTATCAGCTGCGGAAATTGAACTTGTAAAGCAACACTTCGAGATGGTTGCAAAAATGGCTGCGGAAAGAAATGAAAAATAA
- a CDS encoding SAM-dependent DNA methyltransferase, which produces MAISNFVKRIQDVMRNDSGVNGDAQRIEQIVWILFLKIYDAKEEAWELYDDNYKSIIPEDLKWRDWAVDLKDGEALTGDALLDFVNNKLFPTLKKLEIDEETPMSQIIVKSAFEDANNYQKDGVLLRQVINIIDEIDFTEYKERHEFGTIYESFLKDLQSAGNAGEFYTPRAVTDFMVEVVKPELGEKIGDFACGTGGFLTSALSVLDKKVGNSLENREIYNKSVYGIEKKALPHMLCVTNMLIHDIDDPNIIHGNALETDYKDLRKMDPFDVILMNPPYGGSEKESVKVNFPMELRSSETADLFMNVIMYRLKKNGRAAVIIPEGFLFGTDNAKFNIKKKLFSEFNLHTVVRMPHSVFAPYTSIRTNILFFDNTEPTKETWFYRVDMPEGYKNFSKTRPMKLEHFNEALAWWNNREEIEVDGFPKAKKYTISEIEERSYNIDLCGFPQEEEVILEPMDLIQQYQEKRASLNAQIDHVLEQITSMLGGN; this is translated from the coding sequence ATGGCTATTAGTAATTTTGTCAAGAGAATTCAAGATGTTATGCGAAATGACTCGGGTGTTAATGGAGATGCCCAGAGAATTGAGCAAATCGTGTGGATTCTATTTTTAAAAATATATGATGCAAAGGAAGAAGCATGGGAGCTTTATGATGACAACTATAAGTCCATCATTCCAGAAGATTTAAAGTGGAGAGATTGGGCAGTTGATCTAAAAGACGGTGAGGCACTGACTGGTGATGCTTTACTGGACTTTGTAAACAACAAACTATTTCCTACGCTTAAAAAATTAGAAATTGATGAAGAAACACCGATGAGCCAAATCATCGTGAAATCAGCTTTTGAAGATGCCAACAACTATCAAAAAGATGGGGTACTTCTTCGTCAAGTTATTAATATTATTGATGAGATCGACTTCACAGAATATAAAGAGCGCCATGAATTCGGTACAATCTATGAATCGTTTCTTAAGGACTTACAGAGTGCAGGTAATGCAGGTGAGTTCTATACGCCAAGAGCTGTCACAGATTTTATGGTAGAAGTGGTTAAACCAGAATTAGGAGAAAAAATCGGAGACTTCGCCTGTGGTACTGGCGGCTTCTTGACATCTGCTTTATCTGTATTGGATAAAAAAGTTGGTAACTCTCTTGAAAATAGAGAAATCTATAACAAGTCGGTATATGGAATTGAAAAGAAAGCATTGCCGCATATGCTGTGTGTTACTAATATGCTGATTCATGATATTGATGATCCAAACATCATTCATGGAAACGCATTAGAAACAGACTACAAAGACCTTAGAAAAATGGACCCTTTTGATGTGATTTTGATGAATCCTCCTTATGGAGGAAGTGAGAAAGAGAGCGTCAAAGTCAACTTCCCAATGGAACTAAGAAGCTCTGAAACAGCCGACTTATTTATGAATGTGATTATGTATCGATTGAAGAAGAACGGTAGAGCAGCAGTTATCATTCCGGAAGGGTTCCTGTTTGGAACTGATAATGCCAAATTCAATATCAAGAAGAAATTATTCAGCGAATTTAATCTTCACACAGTTGTAAGGATGCCGCACAGTGTGTTTGCACCATATACATCAATCAGAACGAACATCTTGTTCTTCGACAATACAGAACCGACAAAAGAAACATGGTTCTATCGTGTGGACATGCCAGAAGGCTATAAGAACTTCTCTAAGACTAGACCGATGAAGCTGGAACACTTTAATGAAGCTCTAGCATGGTGGAATAACAGAGAAGAAATAGAAGTGGATGGTTTCCCTAAAGCGAAGAAATATACAATCAGTGAGATTGAAGAAAGAAGCTATAACATTGACTTATGTGGCTTTCCTCAAGAGGAAGAAGTTATTTTAGAACCAATGGACTTAATCCAACAGTATCAAGAAAAGCGAGCTTCTCTTAATGCACAAATCGACCATGTTCTAGAACAAATTACTTCTATGCTTGGAGGTAATTAA
- a CDS encoding Rha family transcriptional regulator encodes MSTLQVIKHNGINAISSVEVAEMVGKDHSDLMKSIRKYVETLHSANFPSENFFVSSEYLNSRNQAQPCFLITKKGCDMVANKMTGEKGILFTATYVEKFHELEKVVTQRLPPMTPLQMIHTMTNEMMKQDERLVSLEEKVNNQLTLDFGQQRRVQNAKNKRVYQLWNNGKINIDIMDTAQKVHAAIGRDLKNAFAVNSFRDIRKHEYEEAINYINAWRPRLV; translated from the coding sequence ATGAGTACATTACAAGTTATTAAACACAATGGGATAAATGCTATTAGTTCAGTAGAAGTTGCTGAAATGGTCGGTAAAGATCATAGCGATTTAATGAAATCAATTCGTAAGTATGTGGAAACACTTCACTCGGCAAATTTTCCTAGTGAAAATTTCTTTGTATCAAGTGAATACCTAAATTCAAGAAATCAAGCACAACCATGTTTTTTAATTACAAAAAAAGGATGCGATATGGTAGCTAACAAAATGACCGGTGAAAAAGGGATTTTATTTACAGCAACATATGTTGAAAAGTTTCATGAATTGGAAAAAGTAGTAACTCAACGATTACCACCGATGACACCATTACAAATGATCCACACAATGACGAATGAAATGATGAAACAGGATGAACGATTAGTTTCATTAGAGGAAAAGGTAAACAATCAACTTACACTAGATTTCGGTCAGCAAAGACGTGTTCAAAATGCTAAGAACAAGCGAGTTTATCAATTATGGAATAACGGAAAAATTAATATCGATATTATGGACACTGCTCAAAAAGTTCACGCCGCTATTGGTAGAGATTTAAAAAATGCATTTGCAGTAAACAGCTTTAGAGATATTCGTAAACATGAGTATGAGGAAGCAATCAATTACATAAATGCTTGGAGACCTAGGTTAGTTTAG
- a CDS encoding recombinase RecT codes for MSNQVAVSNTQAVVGTFTQTELDTLKHTIAVGTSNEQFALFVQTCVNSGLNPFLNQIYCIVYGGKMSIQVAVEGVLALARKQPGYKGVDVELVHENDDFKYNPATKEITHSVGFPRGKVIGGYAIAKKETFTDVVTLMEVSEVEHMTKGNNKNMWTNYFNDMFKKHIMKRAAKLQYGIEIAEDENISSSPVYEATSSYRKEITPNQIQIAEGEVIDPEDEMKSRWSEIKSKQVKYSLSEDDLKNIIKVNFNKVAKELTLQQLVGLSKLIDLEGKKKKTPELEEITFDDLDEF; via the coding sequence ATGTCTAATCAAGTAGCAGTTTCAAACACACAAGCAGTAGTTGGTACCTTTACACAAACTGAGCTGGATACATTAAAGCACACAATTGCGGTAGGTACTTCAAATGAACAGTTCGCTTTATTCGTTCAAACATGTGTCAATTCAGGCCTTAATCCATTCTTAAATCAAATTTACTGCATTGTATATGGTGGGAAAATGAGCATTCAAGTAGCAGTTGAAGGTGTACTTGCATTGGCTCGAAAACAACCTGGTTATAAAGGTGTAGATGTTGAGTTAGTTCATGAGAATGATGATTTCAAATACAATCCAGCTACTAAAGAAATTACTCACTCAGTTGGATTCCCTCGCGGAAAAGTGATAGGTGGATATGCAATTGCTAAGAAAGAGACCTTTACGGATGTTGTAACGCTTATGGAAGTAAGTGAAGTTGAACATATGACAAAAGGTAATAACAAAAACATGTGGACCAACTACTTCAATGACATGTTCAAAAAGCACATTATGAAACGTGCAGCAAAGCTTCAGTACGGGATTGAAATTGCTGAAGACGAAAACATCAGTTCAAGCCCAGTATATGAAGCTACATCTAGTTATCGTAAAGAAATTACTCCTAATCAGATTCAAATAGCTGAAGGTGAAGTAATTGATCCAGAGGATGAAATGAAATCACGCTGGAGTGAAATTAAAAGCAAACAGGTTAAATATAGTCTAAGTGAAGATGACCTTAAGAACATCATCAAAGTTAATTTCAATAAAGTAGCTAAAGAACTTACACTGCAGCAATTAGTTGGTTTATCAAAATTAATCGATTTAGAGGGCAAGAAGAAGAAAACTCCAGAACTAGAAGAGATTACATTTGATGATTTAGACGAGTTTTAA